GACGCCGTCGTGCCCGCCATGCGCCTGATGCTCGACGACAACGCCTATGGCCTGTCCCGTCGACGCGTCACGCTGTCCACCTCGGGTGTTGTGCCGATGATGGACCGGCTCGGCGCCGATCTGCCCGTGGCACTCGCCGTTTCGCTGCACGCGCCGAACGACGCGCTGCGCGACGTGCTGGTGCCGCTCAACAAGAAGTATCCGCTGCGCGAGCTGATGGCCGCGTGCCAGCGGTATCTGAAAGTCGCACCGCGCGACTTCATCACGTTCGAATACTGCATGCTCGACGGCGTGAACGACAGCGAGGCGCACGCACGCGAGTTGCTGGCCGTCACGCGCGACGTGCCGTGCAAATTCAACCTGATTCCGTTCAATCCGTTCCCGGAATCGGGGCTGTTTCGCTCGAAAAACGAGCAGATCAAGCGTTTCGCGCAGGTGTTGATCGACGCAGGGGTCGTCACGACGGTGCGCAAGACGCGCGGCGACGATATCGACGCGGCCTGCGGTCAACTGGCAGGCGCGGTCAAGGACCGCACGCGCCTCGCCGAGCGCACCGGCAAGTCGAAGGTCATCGAAGTTCGCGCCGTGTAAGGCGCGCGACAGGCGAAAAGAGGCGGCATGCCAGCAAGCCGCCCCTTCGGGTGCGCCGTGTCGCGTGAAGTGAAAAGAAAGTTTGCAAAAGCGATCGGAAGCGGCACGCACAGCCGCACATTTTGTTATAAACGGTCTGCGAAACTGGGGGAGGCCATAAGCCGCCCGTTCGCATGAGTGAAAAAAGAATCGACGCGAAAGGATTTGGGATGAGTGAGCCGCAGCACCCGCAACCGCACGACATGGATACGCATTCGGACCGACCGCTTCCGGCGGTCACGCCGGCAGCCGTGTCGACCGGGTTCGACTCGCTGGGCGCCGTCGGCGCGCGGCTTGCGCAGTTGCGCGAGTCGAAAGGGTGGTCGGTCGAGGACGTGTCCGCGCGTCTGAAGGTGTCGCCGGGCAAGTTGCGCGGGCTCGAAGCGGGCGATCTCACTCAGCTGCCGGACACCACGTTCGCGCTGGGCGTCTTGCGCAGCTACGCAAAAATGGTGGGTGCCGATCCCGCGCCGATGACGCAGGCGTTGCGTCGCGAAAAGGGCGTGCCGGAACCTGCGCTGACCATGCCGGCATCGGCTGGTACGGATCTGCCGCGCGGCAAAGTATCGCTCTCGCTTGGCGGCGGTGCGCCGCGCCGCCGTTCATGGCTTTGGGGTGTCGCGCTTGTGGTGGTCGTGCTGATCGCGCTCGCCATGTGGCACACGAACAATGGCGATTCGACTGCGTGGCTCGCGCGTCTGAAGGGCATGGCCGGCAGCGTGGCGACGACGGAAAC
This is a stretch of genomic DNA from Paraburkholderia caribensis. It encodes these proteins:
- the rlmN gene encoding 23S rRNA (adenine(2503)-C(2))-methyltransferase RlmN — translated: MTSSSTVNLLDLDAAGLVAYCDSLGEKPFRAKQLQRWLHQYNAADFDGMTDLAKSLREKLKGRASITMPPIVSDHISTDGTRKWLVDVGNGNAVETVFIPEETRGTLCVSSQAGCAVNCRFCSTGKQGFSRNLSTGEIIGQLRMAEFALRASLGTAGGRATGGEGKGERVVTNVVMMGMGEPLLNYDAVVPAMRLMLDDNAYGLSRRRVTLSTSGVVPMMDRLGADLPVALAVSLHAPNDALRDVLVPLNKKYPLRELMAACQRYLKVAPRDFITFEYCMLDGVNDSEAHARELLAVTRDVPCKFNLIPFNPFPESGLFRSKNEQIKRFAQVLIDAGVVTTVRKTRGDDIDAACGQLAGAVKDRTRLAERTGKSKVIEVRAV
- a CDS encoding helix-turn-helix domain-containing protein, encoding MSEPQHPQPHDMDTHSDRPLPAVTPAAVSTGFDSLGAVGARLAQLRESKGWSVEDVSARLKVSPGKLRGLEAGDLTQLPDTTFALGVLRSYAKMVGADPAPMTQALRREKGVPEPALTMPASAGTDLPRGKVSLSLGGGAPRRRSWLWGVALVVVVLIALAMWHTNNGDSTAWLARLKGMAGSVATTETASSTAAQAASGSAVTGEISASDSVAQTDTQAAAEGASATPMPTPLPMAGAAPASTVASASTPAAAVPKAASAAPAVATAASAAASASESSIAPEGSSTVALSVKQDSWFSVRQKDGKEVFSGLVHAGESKEVTGMPPLKVTVGNKAGLDAITLDGQPVDPAKYASAKGNVARFVVP